A section of the Drosophila subobscura isolate 14011-0131.10 chromosome A, UCBerk_Dsub_1.0, whole genome shotgun sequence genome encodes:
- the LOC117897603 gene encoding AT-rich binding protein, protein MGFPRILSKNNKIYTKLGEFCLSGDSFWIVCHTCQEELQTQDQFWKHIQDEHNFLHGVAKEHSRTSSYCLTDVEAAAATSGATTSQGAGSVTSVTVPLALYHCSTKYSEDDQREIDIHEAHQHQQQQQQQLQQQQQRDVAKELAELHANAVAAAAAAAVAANESSTRSSSGIDIKIEPPCLTLPPEMQAAAAAATANATIYHLPQLGPTVVPPPVPATGFVGASVSTSTTVSTTPPNVTGSHSVMQQQQAGVLTGSSLSTLSMSVGPSTAMAAALLSTQELPKDSNSTTASAGSAVSSDDGERWYICDYETCGLKFKYKSRMELHRVVHSKERRFNCELCSASFKQSCNLSTHRKKKHALRGIKSEILPQRF, encoded by the exons ATGGGTTTTCCGCGCATTCTCAGCAAGAATAACAAGATCTACACAAAACTGGGTGagttctgtctctctggggATAGCTTCTGGATTGTCTGCCACACATGCCAGGAGGAACTACAGACGCAAGATCAGTTCTGGAAGCACATACAGGACGAACATAATTTTCTCCACGGCGTTGCCAAG GAACACAGTCGAACATCCAGCTACTGCTTGACGGATgtggaggcggcagcagcaacttctgGCGCGACGACGTCCCAGGGCGCAGGTAGTGTGACTTCTGTGACCGTTCCCTTGGCCCTCTACCACTGCTCTACCAAGTACTCTGAGGACGACCAGCGGGAAATTGACATTCACGAagcacaccaacaccaacagcaacagcaacagcaactacaacaacagcaacagcgggatgtggccaaggagctggccGAGCTGCATGCGAATGCTGTagcggccgccgctgcagccgctgtcgctgcgAATGAAAGCAGTACtcgtagcagcagcggcatagACATAAAGATTGAACCTCCATGCCTTACCCTGCCGCCGGAGATgcaagcagccgcagcggcggcaactgCCAATGCCACCATCTACCACTTGCCACAGTTGGGGCCAACGGTGGTACCACCGCCCGTGCCTGCGACGGGCTTCGTCGGTGCCAGTGTTAGCACATCTACCACAGTCAGCACCACCCCGCCAAATGTGACGGGCAGCCATTCggtcatgcagcagcaacaggcaggtGTACTGACTGGTAGTAGCCTCTCCACGCTCAGCATGTCAGTAGGACCTTCAACTGCGATGGCAGCGGCCCTGCTTTCTACCCAAGAGCTGCCCAAGGACTCGAACAGCACCACGGCCAGCGCCGGGAGCGCGGTCTCCTCGGACGACGGCGAGCGCTGGTACATTTGCGACTATGAGACATGCGGCCTGAAGTTCAAATACAAGTCACGCATGGAGCTGCACCGGGTGGTGCACAGCAAGGAGCGCCGCTTCAATTGCGAGCTATGCAGTGCCTCCTTTAAGCAGTCATGCAACTTGTCCACGCATCGTAAGAAAAAGCACGCGCTTCGTGGTATCAAGAGCGAAATCCTTCCGCAGCGGTTCTAG
- the LOC117897647 gene encoding uncharacterized protein LOC117897647 produces the protein MKPLADKERLKQDSESGTGVGVAVSMCVPVRVYVPCLSQPRASLLARWRLWNFHNVRIPRKTLRIRCPNHGYSRRDLGIKFTLHSLSQSQLRSKTFWDYTRWLEVAR, from the exons ATGAAGCCGCTGGCCGACAAAGAACGGCTTAAACAAGATTCCGAGTCTGGAACTGGTGTTGGTGTGGCCgtaagtatgtgtgtgcccgTGCGTGTTTATGTGCCATGTTTAAGCCAGCCAAGAGCGAGTTTGTTGGCCCGATGGCGGCTTTGGAATTTTCACAACGTCAGAATACCGAGAAAGACGCTGCGCATTCGCTGTCCCAATCACGGCTACAGTCGGAGAGATTTAGGGATTAAATTTACCTTACATTCGCTGTCCCAGTCACAGCTAAGGTCGAAGACATTTTGGGACTACACT CGGTGGCTCGAGGTGGCCCGCTGA
- the LOC117897551 gene encoding zinc finger protein 33A-like has product MRQICGTVYTWNCAGELYAIECAICEERPLCTLSEFTSHMEIWHSGWGGEAAGSCTDDEATAYADSGVTAAAVDELMQEVLAEQRTSEADNELKQQLVQKLNATDQPGVEAAVEPAVVREQVKFALENPAPAPAPVPEGQRLTTQHVNQLIELYRAEPRLWNQSHSQFHDTDLCRKSWRRITDAWSVHCGRRFTVTDVRIRVSTLCQRFIKQRERLEADGELDDAVKFVHYDQLGFLCEQQALLKRQQHFVRENRKLIELYEHYPIFWHNAHKRLRCADTVRGRHEALRDLQLALRLSGINLSSLVIKRRLQSLRKRYRLEKIRYLHCVVEGKQAEFVAGFEHYEEMEFLHKHIDPYVCAVCGKIFENLASHQAHVQSNCHIQMGMDFGPEKEAAEGENEKVEQSEPVQGKEQEVDFHILQDLQHEEYPHQVEQNFPQAENLLPVEDLHPTRNLQQLPVTPQVQENKDIQKLENIPQMIELVGNLREAPADEPTSIEEETVGSTPDREQERIIISSLSKTCSASELEALPSVGPSVLEQKESSAVRLSRQQTLKLIKLYQANVCLWDPNHLDYHTRKHRRLAWQRVTDELNRSECTGPGQRYSWQMLHRKITDYTKYYRRERQRDQENKLGEETARWNFYEEFRFLDDVLPISSEIQKTLSQRDSTLKIIAVYQSYAQLWCTDHPDYTKRRQRQRQLESLCTRLQEESNLQITVERLKGRLIEFRCQYRQCKEARIAALKKAETWNPEYEYYEQLRFLELHVSPFVCPRCTASFKRRTDFLQHERNVHLDQEKALNGEYGFVRRRRCRTDKDSPNDLANVCHICGLKFSLRNSLLAHLRRHLGQRTHICPECPKKFFNSTALRVHQRSHSKELPYVCEHCARGFVNASKLNQHVKRHRNQRDFPCNRCDKAFYTAHERDRHIRAHLNIRDKVCPHCSRAFVVGSAYYSHLNLHRSEKRYSCANCGRRFAQYAGLYKHRRRCVPTNVQAEH; this is encoded by the exons ATGCGTCAGATATGCGGCACCGTTTACACCTGGAACTGTGCTGGGGAGCTGTATGCCATCGAGTGTGCCATCTGCGAGGAGCGGCCCCTTTGCACACTAAGCGAGTTCACCTCTCATATGGAGATCTGGCACTCTGGCTGGGGGGGCGAGGCGGCAGGATCTTGCACGGATGACGAGGCAACTGCATATGCAGATTCAGGTGTAACTGCAGCCGCCGTAGATGAGCTGATGCAGGAGGTGCTGGCAGAGCAGCGTACCAGCGAGGCAGACAATGAGttaaagcagcagctggtccAGAAGTTGAATGCCACGGATCAGCCAGGGGTAGAGGCAGCAGTAGAACCAGCCGTTGTCAGGGAGCAAGTGAAATTTGCCCTTGAG aatcccgctcccgctcccgcacCCGTGCCGGAAGGCCAGCGGCTGACCACTCAGCATGTGAACCAGCTTATCGAGCTGTACCGCGCGGAGCCTCGTCTCTGGAACCAATCGCACTCGCAGTTCCACGATACGGACCTGTGTCGCAAGTCCTGGCGTCGTATAACGGACGCCTGGAGCGTGCACTGTGGGCGCCGCTTCACTGTCACCGACGTGCGCATACGTGTCTCCACGCTATGCCAGCGCTTCATCAAGCAGCGCGAGCGCCTTGAAGCCGACGGTGAGCTCGACGACGCTGTCAAGTTTGTCCATTACGACCAGCTGGGCTTCCTCTGCGAGCAACAGGCACTGctcaagcggcagcagcacttcGTTCGTGAGAACCGCAAGCTGATCGAGCTCTATGAGCATTACCCGATCTTTTGGCACAATGCCCACAAGCGGCTGCGATGTGCGGACACCGTGAGAGGGCGCCATGAGGCGCTCCGCGATCTGCAGCTGGCCCTGCGCCTGTCTGGTATAAATCTGTCCTCGTTGGTTATTAAGCGGCGGTTGCAGTCTCTGCGGAAACGATATCGCCTGGAGAAGATCCGCTACCTACACTGCGTGGTAGAGGGCAAGCAAGCGGAGTTTGTCGCCGGCTTCGAGCACTACGAGGAGATGGAGTTCCTTCATAAACACATCGATCCATATGTGTGCGCTGTCTGCGGCAAGATCTTTGAGAATTTGGCGAGTCACCAGGCGCACGTGCAAAGCAACTGCCATATACAGATGGGAATGGACTTTGGCCCAGAGAAAGAAGCTGCAGAGGGGGAGAACGAGAAGGTGGAGCAGTCGGAGCCTGTCCAGGGAAAGGAACAAGAAGTCGACTTCCATATTCTACAAGATCTTCAGCACGAGGAGTACCCACATCAGGTCGAACAGAACTTTCCGCAGGCAGAGAATCTCCTCCCAGTAGAGGACCTTCACCCGACGAGAaacttgcagcagctgccagtcaCGCCACAAGTGCAGGAGAATAAAGATATCCAAAAGCTGGAAAACATTCCTCAGATGATTGAACTTGTGGGGAATCTCCGGGAGGCGCCGGCGGATGAGCCTACATCTATCGAGGAGGAGACAGTAGGTTCTACGCCTGACCGTGAGCAGGAAAGGATCATTATATCCAGTCTGTCCAAGACCTGCTCTGCCTCCGAACTGGAAGCTTTGCCATCCGTGGGGCCATCCGTGTTGGAGCAAAAAGAGAGCTCGGCCGTCCGCCTGAGCCGGCAGCAGACACTTAAGCTGATCAAACTGTACCAAGCGAACGTGTGCCTGTGGGATCCCAACCACCTGGACTACCACACGCGCAAGCACCGCCGCCTTGCTTGGCAGAGAGTCACAGACGAGTTAAACAGGAGCGAGTGCACAGGCCCGGGCCAGAGATACAGCTGGCAGATGCTGCACAGAAAGATCACGGACTACACGAAGTATTACCGCCGGGAGCGTCAGAGGGATCAGGAAAATAAGCTCGGGGAGGAGACCGCCAGGTGGAACTTCTACGAAGAATTCCGTTTCCTGGATGACGTGCTTCCCATCAGCTCTGAAATACAGAAGACCCTAAGCCAGCGGGATAGCACCCTCAAGATCATTGCCGTATACCAAAGCTATGCCCAGCTCTGGTGCACCGATCACCCCGACTACACgaagcggcggcagcgccagcggcagctggagtCACTCTGCACGCGACTGCAGGAGGAGAGCAACCTGCAGATTACGGTGGAGAGACTCAAGGGCCGGCTTATCGAGTTCCGCTGTCAGTATCGGCAGTGCAAGGAAGCGCGGATTGCGGCCCTTAAGAAAGCCGAAACCTGGAATCCCGAGTACGAGTACTACGAGCAGCTCCGTTTCCTCGAGCTTCACGTGTCGCCCTTCGTTTGCCCCCGCTGCACGGCCTCATTCAAGCGACGCACAGACTTCTTGCAGCACGAGCGAAACGTTCACCTGGATCAGGAAAAGGCCCTGAACGGAGAATACGGATTCGTGAGGCGACGCAGATGTCGTACAGACAAAGACAGCCCCAATGACCTAGCCAACGTCTGCCACATTTGCGGCCTAAAGTTCTCGCTGCGCAACAGTCTGCTGGCTCACCTGCGACGGCATCTCGGCCAGCGTACTCACATTTGCCCGGAGTGTCCCAAGAAGTTCTTCAACTCTACGGCCCTTCGCGTTCACCagcgcagccacagcaaggAGCTGCCTTATGTGTGCGAGCACTGCGCCCGGGGCTTCGTCAACGCCAGCAAGCTTAACCAGCACGTGAAGCGCCACCGCAACCAGCGCGACTTCCCCTGCAACCGCTGCGACAAGGCGTTCTACACTGCCCACGAACGTGATCGGCATATTCGCGCCCACCTCAACATACGCGACAAGGTCTGCCCCCACTGCTCGCGCGCCTTTGTCGTGGGCAGCGCTTACTATTCCCACCTTAACCTCCACCGCAGCGAGAAGCGATATTCCTGCGCCAACTGCGGTCGCCGTTTCGCGCAGTACGCCGGCCTGTACAAGCACCGCCGACGCTGTGTTCCTACTAATGTGCAGGCAGAGCATTAA
- the LOC117897559 gene encoding protein suppressor of forked, translated as MTSARDLIKIDIEWGMERLVRAQQVVELRPYNIESWSVMLREAHSRPIHEVRSLYESLVSVFPTTARYWKLYIEMEMRSRYYERVEKLFQRCLVKILNIDLWKLYLTYVKDTKSGLSTHKEKMAQAYDFALEKIGMDLHSFSIWQDYIYFLRGVEAVGNYAENQKITAVRRVYQKAVVTPIVGIEHLWKDYISFEQNINPIISEKMSLERSKDYMNARRVAKELEYQTKGLNRNLPAVPPTLTKEEVKQVELWKRFITYEKSNPLRTEDTALVTRRVMFATEQCLLVLTHHPAVWHQASQFLDTSARVLSEKGDVQAAKIFADECANILERSINGVLNRNALLYFAYADFEEGRLKYEKVHSMYNKLIMHPDIDPTLVYVQYMQFARRAEGIKSARGIFKKAREDVRCRYHIFVAAALMEYYCSKDKEIAFRIFELGLKRFGGSPDYVMCYIDYLSHLNEDNNTRVLFERVLSSGGLSPHKSVEVWNRFLEFEANIGDLSSIVKVERRRSAVFENLKEYEGKETAQLVDRYKFLDLFPCTPTELKSIGYAEIGGIILNKVGGVQNQNKGDAEADSEATAPLPRPDFRQMIPYKPRPCAHPGSHPLAGGVFPQPPALASLCAGLPPPNSFRGPFVSVELLFDIFMRLNLPDSAPLPNGDNELSLKIFDLAKSVHWIVDTSTYTGVQHSVTAIPPRRRRLLPGGDDSDDDLHPSAPPAHDIYRLRQLKRFAKSN; from the exons ATGACGTCTGCACGGGACCTCATCAAAATTGACATA GAGTGGGGAATGGAACGCTTGGTGCGGGCCCAGCAGGTCGTCGAACTGCGTCCGTACAACATTGAGTCTTGGTCGGTGATGTTGCGTGAGGCTCATTCCCGGCCCATCCACGAGGTGCGCAGCCTTTACGAGTCCCTTGTGAGCGTCTTTCCCACCACGGCTCGCTACTGGAAGCTCTACATTGAGATGGAGATGCGGAGCCGCTACTACGAGCGCGTGGAGAAGCTATTCCAGCGCTGTTTAGTGAAAATCCTCAATATTGATCTTTGGAAGTTGTATTTGACATATGTTAAAGATACCAAGTCTGGTCTCAGCACACACAA GGAAAAGATGGCACAAGCCTATGACTTTGCGCTGGAGAAGATTGGCATGGATTTGCACTCGTTCAGCATATGGCAGGACTACATTTATTTCCTGCGAGGAGTTGAGGCTGTGGGTAATTATGCAGAGAACCAAAAAATCACCGCTGTGCGCCGTGTCTACCAGAAGGCGGTTGTTACGCCCATCGTGGGCATTGAGCATCTGTGGAAGGACTATATATCTTTCGAGCAGAACATTAATCCCATCATATCCGAGAAGATGAGCCTGGAGCGTTCCAA GGATTACATGAATGCACGCCGCGTAGCCAAGGAACTGGAGTATCAAACAAAGGGGCTCAACCGCAATTTGCCCGCAGTGCCCCCCACACTCACCAAAGAGGAGGTCAAACAGGTGGAGCTGTGGAAGCGCTTCATCACATATGAGAAATCGAATCCACTGCGTACCGAGGACACCGCCCTGGTCACCCGTCGAGTCATGTTCGCCACCGAGCAGTGTCTTCTGGTGCTTACCCACCATCCGGCCGTGTGGCACCAGGCATCACAGTTCCTGGACACCAGCGCACGCGTCCTCAGCGAGAAAGGC GATGTACAGGCAGCAAAGATATTCGCTGACGAATGCGCTAACATCCTTGAGCGATCGATCAACGGCGTCCTGAACCGGAACGCTCTGCTGTACTTCGCCTACGCCGATTTCGAGGAGGGACGTCTCAAGTACGAGAAGGTACACTCCATGTACAACAAGCTGATCATGCACCCAGACATCGACCCCACACTG GTATATGTGCAGTATATGCAGTTCGCCCGTCGTGCTGAGGGCATTAAGTCTGCTAGAGGCATCTTTAAAAAAGCGCGTGAGGATGTGCGCTGCCGCTATCACATTTTCGTTGCCGCTGCGCTAATGGAGTACTACTGCTCCAAGGACAAAGAGATTGCTTTTCGTATATTCGAGCTGGGCCTGAAACGTTTCGGTGGCAGTCCCGACTACGTCATGTGCTACATCGACTACCTCTCGCATCTCAACGAGGACAATAACACGCGTGTCCTCTTCGAGCGCGTGCTGAGCTCGGGCGGTCTGTCGCCCCACAAGAGCGTGGAGGTTTGGAACCGTTTCCTCGAGTTCGAGGCAAACATCGGAGATCTGTCTAGCATCGTCAAGGTGGAGCGTCGCCGCAGCGCCGTCTTTGAGAAT CTTAAGGAATACGAGGGCAAGGAAACCGCCCAGCTGGTGGACCGATATAAGTTCCTCGACCTGTTTCCCTGCACCCCCACCGAGCTAAAGTCTATAGGATATGCTGAG ATTGGAGGGATCATTCTTAATAAGGTTGGTGGGGTTCAGAACCAGAATAAGGGTGACGCCGAGGCGGACAGCGAGGCGACTGCTCCGCTGCCGCGCCCCGACTTCAGACAGATGATACCATACAAGCCGCGTCCGTGCGCCCATCCCGGCTCTCATCCGCTGGCAGGCGGTGTGTTTCCCCAACCGCCAGCCTTGGCCTCACTCTGCGCAGGCCTGCCACCACCCAATTCCTTCCGTGGCCCCTTCGTTAGTGTCGAGCTGCTCTTCGATATATTTATGCGCCTCAATCTGCCCGACT CGGCTCCCCTACCCAATGGCGACAATGAACTTTCGCTCAAGATCTTCGATCTGGCCAAATCGGTTCACTGGATTGTGGACACCAGCACATACACAGGGGTGCAGCATAGCGTAACGGCGATACCACCGCGTCGCCGTCGCCTTCTGCCAGGCGGCGATGATAGCGACGATGACTTACACCCTTCTGCCCCTCCCGCACACGACATTTACCGCCTACGCCAACTGAAGCGTTTCGCCAAATCAAATTAG
- the LOC117897654 gene encoding LOW QUALITY PROTEIN: uncharacterized protein LOC117897654 (The sequence of the model RefSeq protein was modified relative to this genomic sequence to represent the inferred CDS: substituted 1 base at 1 genomic stop codon): MSMGTVQGTACALVVVGVPLRTGNRYSPRLTMRRVFDTKSFRTERYRHEIGNHYRDYQIQQHLHLHQKHPLARRHRSQRRRRRQLCSGGAGLGLAAEVSRVSISLAAPTYAQLRDVWPTPVQYFPRFEYTYAARGRVTICSGEPPDETYNDAVRRIKSAQSFDQLKKLVQRQLAXQRDPWIGSIGQRHRRNTRTRNDDEVSGEDDEDGKGIGNSNDSGRSRSSNRGSHVNYNLNIYNNQVENLQRQPHREGVDFYTYLQLASGYYDRGLNANLKYLESIGQRNAIRHTPHLQSQLSLSSPRLVLDTVDSSGQRPSADQKLTDRLFTLLKGLQSKAGSHSRKREKGYPPDPISVHIRPLKLVADESHAGQAVAGEFRSEIKNTAGLASRIMCDLYTQHRSQQQRRSKSNNQRSTTAALTTTTTLDQLKLFEIIDNLSHLSLSDSIGVDSLQLRLPQITLTDCTHKVAHYSASFNIAASQSFAGSHRSQTTDQTANIANKTDTILN; encoded by the exons ATGTCCATGGGGACAGTTCAAGGGACGGCTTGTGCCCTGGTGGTTGTGGGTGTTCCGCTTCGCACGGGCAACAGGTACTCGCCCCGGCTGACCATGCGACGCGTCTTCGATACCAAGTCCTTTCGCACAGAGCGCTACCGTCATGAGATCGGCAATCACTATCGCGACTACCAGATACAGCAGCACCTGCATCTCCATCAGAAGCATCCGCTAGCCCGCCGACACCGCTCCCAAAGAAGGCGTCGTCGACAGTTGTGCAGTGGGGGAGCAGGATTGGGATTAGCAGCGGAGGTATCTAGAGTGTCCATCTCATTAGCAGCGCCAACGTATGCGCAACTGCGCGATGTGTGGCCCACCCCTGTGCAGTATTTCCCAAg ATTCGAATATACGTATGCAGCCCGTGGACGGGTAACAATTTGCTCAGGTGAACCGCCCGATGAGACCTACAATGACGCAGTGCGCAGAATAAAGAGTGCCCAAAGCTTCGACCAGCTAAAAAAGCTTGTCCAACGCCAGTTGGCCTGACAGCGCGACCCATGGATCGGCAGCATTGGGCAGCGACATCGGCGCAACACGAGGACCCGCAATGATGACGAAGTCAGTGGAGAAGACGACGAAGACGGCAAAGGCATCGGCAATAGCAATGAcagtggcagaagcagaagcagcaaccgCGGCAGTCACGTCAATTATaatctaaatatttataataaccAGGTGGAAAACCTACAACGACAGCCCCACAGAGAGGGAGTGGACTTCTACACGTATTTGCAACTGGCCAGCGGATACTACGACAGAGGGTTGAACGCCAACCTCAAGTACTTGGAATCGATTGGCCAGCGTAATGCAATAAGGCACACGCCGCATTTGCAATCGCAGTTATCTTTGTCGTCGCCTCGCTTGGTATTGGACACAGTCGACAGTTCGGGGCAGCGGCCATCAGCAGATCAGAAGTTGACTGACAGACTGTTTACGCTACTGAAGGGATTGCAGAGTAAGGCAGGCAGCCATTCGAGGAAGCGCGAGAAAGGCTATCCGCCAGATCCCATCAGCGTGCATATAAGGCCCTTGAAACTAGTAGCAGACGAGTCACATGCTGGGCAAGCAGTCGCAGGTGAATTCAGATcggaaataaaaaacacagcTGGGCTGGCTTCCAGGATAATGTGTGATTTGTATACACAGCATcgtagccagcagcagcgtcgttCAAAGAGCAACAATCAGAGGAGTACAACAGCGGCactgacaacaacaaccacgtTGGATCAGCTGAAACTATTCGAGATCATCGATAACTTAAGCCACCTCAGCTTGAGCGATAGTATAGGAGTCGATAGTCTACAGCTCAGACTACCGCAAATCACGCTTACCGACTGCACCCACAAGGTGGCGCATTACAGCGCGAGTTTTAATATTGCCGCCAGCCAATCATTTGCAGGTAGCCATCGAAGCCAGACCACTGACCAGACCGCCAACATAGCCAACAAAACAGATACGATACTtaactaa